One region of Aminobacterium colombiense DSM 12261 genomic DNA includes:
- the rplM gene encoding 50S ribosomal protein L13, translating into MASNRTYMATREKVVREWYVVDATDKPMGRLAVKVARILMGKHKATYTPHVDCGDFVIVINAEKVKLTGNKLMNTRRYHHTGHPGGIKSQTYGEMIAKKPERLMELVVKGMLPKSRLNFQRKLKVYAGDHHPHSAQQPVALDI; encoded by the coding sequence ATGGCAAGCAATCGTACCTACATGGCTACTCGTGAAAAAGTTGTTCGCGAGTGGTATGTAGTAGATGCTACCGATAAACCTATGGGACGTCTTGCTGTAAAGGTAGCCAGAATTCTCATGGGAAAACATAAAGCAACCTACACCCCTCACGTTGATTGTGGAGACTTTGTCATCGTTATTAACGCAGAGAAGGTGAAATTAACGGGGAATAAATTAATGAACACCAGAAGGTATCACCATACGGGGCACCCTGGCGGTATTAAGAGCCAGACCTACGGTGAAATGATTGCAAAAAAACCAGAGCGGCTTATGGAGCTCGTCGTGAAGGGAATGCTTCCCAAATCACGCCTTAACTTCCAGAGGAAACTTAAGGTATATGCAGGGGATCATCATCCGCACTCAGCTCAGCAGCCTGTAGCTCTTGATATCTAA
- a CDS encoding TolC family protein — protein sequence MRHRKYFYVIAIIALFACLFSKKQILLAQERESLTEALVLELAEENNPILAAEAERVNQAQARYLGSKSAQKPQLAASLTYQQLGEEPRYPVIPTGGEAIAGFEKTYRAALSLDYLLYSSGAVENSVRSQKLALEGAKAQETRVSQTVESNVLASYYNLQRARAKLAVAEDVLDLTKEHLKQVESFYHHGVVAKNEVLRIRVDVSEAELNRIKAANGVDVAWSALERAVGVSLHSQYALPDPDQSRPDVPIIEDPFTLALEIRPELQALDHAVQASLSLSKAAAAQSKPQVILQAESYVADNTFFPSEKDDWKISLTALWRFYDGGASQAKGQEAKATANEFLFRTEDLKKQINLEVSVAKLNLESASQRISVAADQVQSAEEDYRMALKRYSSQVGTNIDVLDARVALTNARTQLVDAIYDTHISKTELLYAVGLPLSTAEE from the coding sequence ATGCGCCATAGAAAATATTTTTATGTGATTGCGATAATAGCACTATTCGCTTGCCTCTTTTCGAAAAAGCAAATTTTATTGGCTCAGGAAAGAGAATCTCTCACAGAGGCGCTAGTATTGGAGCTTGCAGAGGAAAACAATCCAATCCTGGCGGCAGAGGCAGAGCGAGTAAATCAGGCGCAAGCCAGGTACTTAGGTTCCAAATCAGCACAAAAACCCCAATTGGCAGCGTCTTTAACGTACCAACAATTAGGTGAGGAGCCAAGGTATCCTGTAATTCCTACGGGGGGAGAGGCTATAGCGGGGTTTGAAAAAACCTATCGTGCAGCACTATCTCTTGACTACCTTCTCTATAGTAGCGGCGCTGTAGAAAACTCTGTGCGGAGTCAGAAATTGGCTTTAGAGGGGGCAAAAGCACAAGAAACCAGGGTATCACAGACTGTGGAAAGCAATGTATTAGCGAGTTATTACAATCTTCAGCGAGCTCGAGCAAAACTTGCTGTAGCGGAAGATGTATTAGATCTCACAAAAGAACACCTGAAGCAAGTGGAGTCTTTTTATCATCATGGTGTTGTAGCTAAAAATGAGGTTTTGCGAATTCGTGTAGATGTGTCGGAAGCCGAGCTAAACAGAATAAAGGCTGCCAATGGAGTAGATGTGGCCTGGAGTGCCTTAGAACGAGCTGTAGGGGTCTCTTTGCATTCTCAATATGCTTTGCCGGATCCAGATCAGTCTCGACCCGATGTTCCTATAATTGAGGATCCTTTTACTCTTGCCCTAGAAATCAGGCCAGAGCTTCAAGCTTTAGACCATGCTGTTCAAGCATCTCTATCTCTTTCTAAGGCGGCGGCAGCACAAAGCAAACCGCAGGTGATTTTGCAGGCTGAGAGCTATGTTGCTGATAACACTTTTTTCCCAAGCGAAAAAGATGACTGGAAAATCTCACTTACAGCACTTTGGAGATTTTACGATGGTGGAGCGAGTCAGGCCAAGGGCCAAGAAGCGAAGGCGACAGCAAATGAGTTCCTTTTCAGGACAGAAGACCTTAAAAAACAGATTAACTTGGAAGTTTCTGTCGCGAAACTTAACCTGGAATCTGCTTCGCAACGGATATCTGTCGCTGCGGATCAGGTGCAAAGTGCCGAAGAAGACTATCGTATGGCTTTAAAACGGTATAGTTCCCAGGTAGGCACAAATATAGATGTTCTTGATGCTCGTGTAGCTCTCACCAATGCTCGAACTCAGCTTGTTGACGCAATTTATGATACGCACATATCTAAAACAGAACTTTTATACGCAGTAGGCCTTCCTCTAAGTACAGCTGAAGAATAG
- the rph gene encoding ribonuclease PH, with protein sequence MEDTLLRSDGRKFNEIRPISFQRHFTCYAEGAVLACFGDTKVICTASVEDRVPPFLRGSGQGWISAEYAMLPRATAERTSRMTSKGAISGRSHEIQRLIGRSLRASADLSLLGERTIWLDCDVIQADGGTRTAAISGAFVALFDAMRCLKAQDVIEKIPVKSFVAAVSVGKIEGSLLLDLCYEEDSCADVDCNVVMNGDKQLIEIQGTGERGTFARDEFDAMLDLAEDGIQTIMFSQAEVLQISEEERHACVGKICSFCK encoded by the coding sequence ATGGAAGACACTCTTCTTCGAAGTGACGGCAGAAAGTTCAATGAAATACGTCCCATCAGCTTCCAGCGTCACTTTACCTGTTATGCCGAAGGGGCAGTGTTAGCCTGCTTTGGTGATACGAAAGTCATTTGCACGGCGTCTGTGGAAGACAGGGTTCCTCCTTTTCTGAGGGGGTCTGGCCAGGGGTGGATAAGCGCAGAATACGCTATGTTGCCTCGTGCTACAGCAGAGAGGACATCACGGATGACCTCAAAAGGAGCGATTAGCGGGAGAAGTCATGAGATACAGCGCCTTATTGGCCGCTCTCTTCGAGCCTCCGCGGATCTTTCTCTTCTGGGAGAGAGAACCATATGGCTTGACTGCGATGTTATCCAGGCAGATGGTGGAACGCGTACAGCAGCCATATCCGGAGCCTTTGTAGCCCTATTCGACGCTATGCGGTGCCTGAAAGCCCAGGACGTGATAGAGAAAATTCCGGTAAAGTCTTTTGTGGCCGCCGTCAGTGTAGGGAAAATAGAAGGAAGCCTTCTTCTTGATCTTTGTTACGAAGAAGACAGCTGCGCTGATGTAGACTGCAATGTGGTGATGAACGGGGACAAACAGCTTATTGAAATACAGGGCACAGGGGAGCGGGGGACTTTTGCCAGGGATGAATTCGACGCTATGCTCGATCTGGCTGAAGATGGAATTCAAACTATAATGTTCAGTCAAGCTGAGGTTCTTCAGATTAGCGAGGAGGAACGACATGCTTGCGTCGGGAAAATCTGTAGTTTTTGCAAGTAG
- the mgtE gene encoding magnesium transporter, whose amino-acid sequence MNDLHHKFLESIDKLFQAKKFKSLKELLSTMEPADIAEIMGEKPPVERVFLFRLLAKDLAIEVFEFMDSTEIEEMLAHFSDSEVSEIMEEMSDDDRTALFDELPAKTVKKLLLRLSPDERKVANMLLNYSPSSAGRIMTPEYIDLKEEMTTEEAVGRIRRNARSKETIYTCFVVDTQRYLKGVVDLETLIMAEPHTLVGAVMDDPVYATTTTDQEEVAQVMSKYDLQAIPIVDTEKRLVGIITFDDVLDIIEEEATEDFERMAGIQPVEESYLDASVFTLARKRFMWLFICILTEAVTSVVLKRYSFALQSVVALTFFIPLLIGTGGNAGTQASTLVIRGLTLGDIEWEDIGKVIFREILTGILLGGALAIFGLGRAYMLHTGYGVALTVAFAIIAVVLLGNMAGTLLPFIAQMLHIDPAIMSGPFITTIVDVFGLIVYFEIARNILSLS is encoded by the coding sequence ATGAATGATTTGCACCACAAATTTCTCGAAAGCATCGATAAGCTTTTCCAGGCTAAAAAGTTTAAAAGTTTGAAAGAGCTGCTAAGCACTATGGAGCCTGCTGACATTGCTGAAATAATGGGTGAAAAACCTCCTGTTGAACGGGTTTTTCTCTTCAGGCTTTTAGCAAAAGACCTGGCCATAGAAGTGTTTGAGTTTATGGACAGCACAGAGATAGAAGAAATGCTGGCCCATTTCTCTGATAGTGAAGTTTCAGAAATTATGGAAGAAATGTCAGATGACGACAGAACAGCTCTTTTCGATGAACTGCCCGCGAAAACCGTGAAAAAACTTCTATTGCGCCTTTCCCCAGATGAACGCAAAGTAGCAAACATGCTGCTGAATTATTCCCCAAGCTCTGCGGGGAGAATAATGACCCCGGAATATATAGATTTGAAAGAGGAAATGACAACAGAAGAGGCTGTTGGTCGAATTCGGAGGAATGCGCGCAGCAAAGAAACCATCTACACTTGTTTTGTTGTTGACACACAACGCTACCTAAAAGGCGTTGTCGATCTGGAAACCCTTATTATGGCAGAACCTCACACCTTGGTGGGGGCTGTTATGGATGATCCTGTCTACGCTACAACGACTACAGACCAGGAAGAAGTGGCTCAGGTCATGTCGAAATATGACTTGCAGGCCATTCCTATCGTAGATACCGAGAAGCGGCTTGTTGGCATAATAACCTTTGACGACGTTCTTGACATCATCGAGGAAGAGGCAACGGAAGACTTCGAACGAATGGCAGGTATCCAGCCGGTAGAAGAAAGCTATCTTGATGCGAGTGTATTTACGTTAGCAAGAAAACGTTTCATGTGGCTTTTTATCTGTATTTTAACAGAGGCGGTAACTTCAGTAGTATTAAAGAGGTATTCCTTCGCTCTCCAGAGTGTCGTAGCACTCACCTTCTTTATTCCTCTACTTATAGGAACCGGGGGCAATGCCGGCACCCAAGCCTCAACTCTTGTCATCCGCGGCTTGACCCTCGGCGATATAGAGTGGGAAGATATTGGCAAGGTGATTTTCAGGGAGATTCTTACCGGGATATTGCTGGGGGGAGCTCTAGCCATTTTTGGTCTTGGAAGAGCCTATATGCTTCATACAGGATATGGAGTGGCCTTGACAGTTGCTTTTGCCATCATCGCCGTAGTTCTTCTTGGGAACATGGCTGGAACTTTATTACCTTTCATTGCACAAATGCTTCATATAGATCCGGCAATAATGTCTGGTCCCTTTATTACAACTATCGTAGACGTATTTGGGCTCATCGTTTATTTTGAAATAGCTCGAAACATCTTATCCCTTTCTTAA
- a CDS encoding TldD/PmbA family protein, translating into MIVPDRDEVESYAELAIKEALEKGACGADILFYFGSSHSLSLRDEKPEQNNSGFSVGVGIRTLDRDGRQGVAHINTFNRSSLQQLVEWSWHNCANLEPDPWTVLYNGKSSYAKNLELKDEKISAILPEQRQEWCAEMTHLAKKKDSRVLSVRSASWNDGEGATFYMASTGVKGWYDGSGVAAGLSLVMSDGVNMEMGGYGEDFRFLEDISLQRIVEKAVTQTACTLGGRPIQTKRYTLVLSPEVSASLLSVIGELFCASNVHKNRSLYKGKLGKKVASPLLSLVDDGLMPRKLGTVPFDGEGVPSQRTVLMKEGIVEGYLYNLKHAQKDGVESTGNAARSISSLPDVDISNFYMEPGNISSEEIFVSVQSGIYITEFLGLHTVNPVSGDFSLGIKGVSLSGGLFAQPVAGMTIAGNLLDLLNRIVFIGNDLSFFGDTGGCTMVIDNVTAAGL; encoded by the coding sequence ATGATCGTTCCAGACCGTGATGAAGTAGAAAGTTATGCTGAATTAGCAATAAAAGAAGCTCTTGAAAAAGGAGCCTGTGGAGCTGACATCCTTTTTTACTTTGGATCAAGTCACAGTCTTTCTTTAAGGGATGAAAAGCCAGAACAGAACAATTCGGGTTTTTCCGTGGGCGTAGGAATACGTACACTTGATAGAGACGGGCGTCAGGGAGTGGCCCATATTAACACATTCAACAGATCTTCTTTACAGCAGCTTGTGGAATGGAGTTGGCATAATTGCGCTAATCTTGAACCTGACCCATGGACTGTACTTTATAATGGGAAGTCTTCTTATGCTAAAAACCTCGAGCTTAAAGATGAAAAAATTTCCGCTATCCTTCCGGAACAGCGTCAGGAATGGTGTGCAGAAATGACCCATCTCGCAAAAAAAAAGGATTCGAGGGTTCTCTCTGTGCGGAGTGCGTCATGGAATGATGGGGAAGGGGCAACCTTTTACATGGCATCTACCGGAGTAAAAGGTTGGTATGATGGAAGCGGCGTAGCAGCAGGCCTGAGCCTTGTCATGAGTGATGGGGTAAATATGGAGATGGGGGGATACGGAGAAGACTTCCGATTCCTGGAAGATATCTCTCTTCAACGTATTGTTGAAAAAGCGGTAACACAAACAGCCTGTACTTTAGGCGGTCGTCCCATTCAAACGAAGCGTTATACATTAGTCCTTTCTCCAGAAGTTTCCGCTTCTCTTCTCTCTGTGATAGGTGAGCTTTTTTGTGCGTCGAATGTACATAAGAATCGATCCCTCTACAAAGGGAAGTTAGGTAAAAAGGTGGCGAGTCCTCTTCTATCTCTTGTAGATGATGGGCTGATGCCTAGAAAACTCGGGACTGTGCCCTTTGATGGAGAGGGTGTTCCCAGTCAAAGAACCGTATTAATGAAAGAGGGCATTGTAGAAGGGTACCTCTACAACCTTAAACATGCTCAAAAAGACGGTGTAGAGTCTACTGGAAATGCCGCAAGAAGTATTTCCTCCCTCCCGGATGTGGATATTTCAAATTTTTATATGGAGCCAGGAAATATTTCCAGTGAAGAAATCTTTGTTTCTGTTCAAAGTGGAATTTATATAACGGAGTTTCTTGGCCTTCACACCGTAAATCCTGTGAGCGGCGATTTTTCTCTCGGCATAAAAGGTGTTAGCCTTTCTGGAGGTTTATTTGCCCAACCCGTTGCGGGAATGACCATAGCTGGTAATTTGCTCGACTTGCTCAACCGCATTGTCTTTATAGGCAACGACCTTTCCTTTTTTGGCGATACTGGAGGGTGCACTATGGTGATCGATAATGTTACAGCGGCCGGGTTATAA
- a CDS encoding TetR/AcrR family transcriptional regulator, with amino-acid sequence MKDSGQDTKALIISIAREHFAEKGFYGTSIDALVKEAGLSKGALYWHFPGKLDLYRAVIKEEVERIRHIMVPEQPEKPEEREGLFIARGEQLIDAVMKDRLWRMFSVHMALESIRGNKEIQDLNRLISLSFVEEFESILMRMYPSLKYGAGGLSLKELIQIFENFIAGLVSNVGTTLSVDEAKRSWKFLVTRVLKGGAPYAP; translated from the coding sequence GTGAAAGACAGCGGACAAGATACAAAAGCTCTTATTATTTCTATAGCCCGCGAGCACTTTGCCGAAAAAGGGTTCTATGGAACAAGTATTGACGCCCTTGTAAAAGAAGCGGGTTTGAGTAAAGGGGCATTATATTGGCATTTCCCGGGGAAGCTCGATCTTTATAGAGCGGTTATAAAAGAAGAGGTAGAGCGTATCCGTCATATTATGGTTCCAGAACAGCCAGAAAAGCCTGAAGAACGAGAGGGGCTTTTCATTGCTCGAGGAGAGCAACTTATTGATGCAGTGATGAAAGACCGGTTGTGGCGAATGTTCAGCGTCCATATGGCCTTGGAGTCTATTAGGGGCAATAAAGAAATTCAGGATTTGAATCGTCTTATTAGTCTATCCTTTGTGGAAGAATTTGAGTCTATTCTTATGAGGATGTATCCCTCCCTGAAATATGGAGCGGGAGGACTTTCTCTTAAAGAACTGATTCAAATTTTCGAGAACTTTATTGCGGGATTAGTCTCTAACGTAGGAACAACCCTCTCTGTCGATGAAGCTAAACGTTCTTGGAAATTTTTAGTAACACGAGTCCTTAAAGGAGGGGCACCATATGCGCCATAG
- the rdgB gene encoding RdgB/HAM1 family non-canonical purine NTP pyrophosphatase gives MLASGKSVVFASSNRNKYEEVAELLAPLQIHLIFGPECQAIDVEETAQTYMGNAYIKAVTWAKKTGIPALADDSGLEVRALGWKPGIFSARVAPSTDGRNEWLLKSLEGIEDRVAKYVASFALCLPENGLVLITEGECWGRIAHERSGRGGFGYDPLFIPHGYERPFADLPDKIKARISHRAIASYQLIHIIHQQI, from the coding sequence ATGCTTGCGTCGGGAAAATCTGTAGTTTTTGCAAGTAGTAATCGAAACAAGTACGAAGAGGTTGCGGAACTACTTGCTCCTCTCCAGATACATCTTATCTTTGGCCCTGAGTGCCAGGCCATTGATGTAGAAGAAACAGCACAAACCTATATGGGGAATGCCTATATCAAAGCTGTGACGTGGGCAAAAAAGACAGGGATACCTGCTTTAGCAGATGATAGCGGTCTCGAAGTGCGTGCCTTAGGCTGGAAGCCAGGTATCTTTTCCGCACGGGTAGCCCCCTCTACAGATGGGAGGAATGAATGGCTCTTAAAATCCCTCGAAGGAATTGAGGATAGGGTAGCCAAATACGTGGCATCCTTCGCTCTTTGCCTTCCAGAGAATGGACTGGTTTTGATTACAGAAGGTGAGTGCTGGGGAAGGATTGCTCACGAGAGGAGCGGTAGAGGCGGTTTTGGATACGATCCGCTTTTTATTCCCCATGGGTACGAACGTCCTTTTGCAGACCTTCCTGATAAAATAAAAGCTCGAATATCCCATAGGGCTATAGCTTCTTATCAATTAATACATATTATTCATCAACAAATATGA
- the secG gene encoding preprotein translocase subunit SecG: MFIGVVHMVLSIALIGIVLLQQRKEGGFSGIFGGGTQADMGGSQWQRLSGLTKITVVLTSLFMLTSLVLVMMSK; this comes from the coding sequence ATGTTCATTGGCGTCGTGCATATGGTTTTAAGTATTGCATTGATTGGCATAGTACTTCTTCAGCAACGTAAAGAAGGCGGCTTTTCGGGTATCTTTGGCGGTGGAACGCAAGCTGACATGGGTGGAAGCCAGTGGCAGCGATTGAGTGGCTTAACGAAAATAACGGTTGTTCTGACCAGTCTTTTCATGCTAACGTCTCTTGTCCTCGTAATGATGTCAAAATAA
- the rpsI gene encoding 30S ribosomal protein S9 translates to MPTPSYFWGTGRRKNAIARVRVCPGDGSIEINERTVEDYFPREVWQSQALAPLKVAGIEGRVNVFVRANGGGLTGQAGAVRLGIARALLKLNPELRPALKKAGLLTRDPRMVERKKFGQKGARGLRQFSKR, encoded by the coding sequence ATGCCAACTCCTTCCTATTTTTGGGGAACAGGAAGACGTAAAAATGCTATTGCTCGAGTAAGAGTTTGCCCGGGTGATGGATCTATAGAAATCAACGAAAGAACGGTTGAAGATTATTTCCCTCGCGAGGTCTGGCAGTCTCAGGCCCTTGCCCCTTTAAAAGTTGCGGGTATTGAGGGTAGAGTGAATGTCTTTGTCCGTGCCAATGGGGGCGGTCTTACCGGGCAAGCTGGAGCAGTTCGCCTTGGTATAGCAAGAGCCCTTTTAAAACTGAATCCGGAACTGCGCCCCGCTCTTAAAAAAGCTGGGTTGCTTACTCGGGATCCTCGCATGGTCGAAAGAAAGAAATTCGGTCAGAAAGGTGCTCGTGGGCTTCGTCAGTTCTCCAAACGTTAG
- a CDS encoding N-acetylmuramoyl-L-alanine amidase family protein: MLQRPGYKKFIFSFLLILCLFLSVTPVMADSAWNLALDGRILGGVPVRDNGRMTMVSIGVMGRLLQLKLEHKDDTLLIFYKNNKLQLVNKATAVWLDVQLVPMASAPVFEGGNWWLDSRSAIKILQALYQAAGSAASLSWAGDAVEASSLNKNVKNPEKKQDEAEAAILPASIPVVPSSTPASLVSSGGMRPCELKALRWGRYDDKIRAVFDYQGETEPQSSQTGQNVSIAFTEGSLSKTETLSPFPTDVLIETASSEGKYIITLSSIKGGELKVFTLPNPARLVVDIYNPKNEVLPAPVAVSNLKPAPKPVAEQASEPKEPVFVPAKVVPRKSAPLVVIDAGHGGKDPGAVANGYREKDLNLQYARQLAECVKKRGFRVRLTRDTDVYLKLGERTDLANKWEADMFISIHANALPKGRHANGTEIYIMALPTDKDAMELALIENRELTGDNGSESSAQVDKKTKMLLNILGNMQQNAKISDSTEVAEHLFKSGQKQKINMRRVAQAPFFVLRGATMPAVLIETGFLTERSEAKKLATPSFQKQFAEAIAQGVETYFNGR, from the coding sequence ATGTTACAGCGGCCGGGTTATAAAAAATTCATATTTTCTTTTCTTCTCATATTATGTCTTTTCTTATCTGTCACTCCAGTGATGGCTGATTCGGCCTGGAATCTTGCCCTCGATGGCAGAATCCTCGGCGGAGTTCCTGTTAGGGATAATGGACGAATGACCATGGTTTCTATTGGTGTCATGGGGCGTCTTCTGCAATTGAAACTCGAACACAAAGATGATACCCTGCTAATTTTTTATAAGAACAACAAACTGCAGCTTGTTAATAAAGCGACGGCCGTCTGGCTAGATGTTCAACTAGTACCGATGGCATCAGCACCTGTCTTTGAAGGAGGAAACTGGTGGCTGGATTCTCGTTCCGCCATTAAAATACTCCAGGCTCTTTATCAGGCTGCAGGGTCCGCCGCTTCTTTATCCTGGGCTGGAGATGCAGTAGAGGCTTCTTCTCTGAATAAGAATGTGAAAAACCCTGAGAAAAAGCAGGATGAGGCAGAAGCAGCCATTTTGCCTGCAAGTATCCCCGTCGTGCCATCTTCCACACCTGCCTCTTTGGTTTCCTCAGGCGGAATGAGGCCTTGTGAACTGAAAGCGCTGAGATGGGGACGGTATGACGACAAAATAAGGGCAGTTTTCGATTACCAGGGGGAGACAGAGCCTCAATCAAGTCAAACGGGGCAAAATGTATCGATAGCCTTTACGGAAGGCAGTCTTTCTAAGACAGAAACCCTTTCACCCTTCCCTACTGACGTCCTAATAGAAACTGCGTCTTCTGAAGGAAAATATATTATTACGCTGAGCTCTATAAAGGGAGGAGAATTAAAGGTTTTCACCCTTCCTAACCCTGCTCGGCTCGTGGTCGATATTTACAACCCAAAGAATGAAGTCTTGCCTGCGCCAGTGGCAGTGTCAAATTTGAAACCAGCCCCAAAACCAGTGGCAGAGCAAGCCTCAGAACCGAAGGAGCCAGTTTTTGTTCCTGCAAAGGTTGTTCCTCGGAAATCCGCGCCTCTTGTAGTAATAGATGCTGGTCATGGGGGAAAAGATCCTGGAGCTGTGGCGAATGGCTACCGCGAAAAAGATTTGAATCTGCAATATGCGAGACAGCTGGCTGAATGTGTCAAGAAACGAGGGTTCAGAGTTCGTCTCACTCGTGATACGGATGTATATCTCAAGTTAGGGGAACGTACGGATTTAGCCAACAAATGGGAAGCTGACATGTTTATCAGCATCCATGCCAACGCCCTTCCTAAAGGAAGACATGCCAATGGGACAGAAATCTATATTATGGCATTGCCCACTGATAAAGATGCAATGGAGCTCGCATTGATAGAAAACCGTGAGTTGACAGGGGATAATGGAAGCGAAAGTTCAGCCCAGGTGGATAAAAAGACTAAAATGCTTTTAAATATTCTTGGGAATATGCAACAAAATGCGAAAATTAGCGATAGTACAGAAGTCGCGGAGCATTTATTCAAGTCCGGGCAAAAGCAGAAAATAAATATGAGGCGGGTTGCCCAGGCTCCTTTCTTTGTGTTGCGAGGGGCCACTATGCCGGCAGTTCTTATAGAAACAGGTTTTTTAACAGAGCGTAGCGAGGCAAAAAAACTTGCGACGCCATCTTTTCAGAAACAGTTTGCAGAAGCCATTGCACAGGGTGTAGAAACGTATTTTAATGGCAGATAG
- a CDS encoding GerMN domain-containing protein translates to MVRREDDFIDDFEDDLTIRKEIDEQVEESKTIHKPKPRSRRGRRYADKQSSKKAPLALRAIAWVALLFLFFGVGYWGTSFTLKVLNKKNLVRQEEIVQNQQELSELVASETNAGRKVTFPLYIPMNGDVVRKDIVVLSSLMEDDMERLILKLFEECGDSLRGVNILHIFRNGDTAYVDISGGFMSALNALGEETSTLLITGVVRTLKENFSPVSKVRFLVEGKIPQSGAPVNLSVPWELRS, encoded by the coding sequence ATGGTTCGTAGAGAAGATGATTTCATTGATGATTTTGAAGATGATTTAACAATTCGTAAGGAGATCGACGAACAGGTAGAAGAGTCAAAAACCATACATAAACCCAAACCTCGTTCAAGAAGAGGAAGACGTTATGCCGATAAGCAGTCTTCAAAAAAAGCCCCTCTTGCCCTCCGTGCCATCGCATGGGTGGCCCTTTTGTTTTTATTTTTCGGGGTGGGGTATTGGGGAACATCATTTACACTTAAAGTTTTAAATAAAAAAAATCTTGTCCGCCAGGAGGAAATTGTTCAAAATCAGCAAGAGCTTTCTGAGCTCGTAGCTTCAGAAACAAATGCTGGAAGAAAGGTCACCTTCCCTCTATATATTCCCATGAACGGCGATGTGGTGCGAAAGGACATTGTCGTTCTTTCCAGCCTTATGGAAGATGACATGGAACGACTCATTCTCAAACTCTTTGAAGAGTGCGGAGATTCTTTGCGCGGGGTCAACATCCTCCATATATTCAGGAACGGTGATACAGCTTACGTTGATATAAGCGGAGGATTCATGTCTGCACTGAATGCTCTTGGAGAAGAAACTAGCACCTTGCTCATTACAGGTGTTGTTCGGACTCTGAAAGAAAATTTTTCCCCGGTTTCAAAGGTACGTTTCCTTGTTGAAGGAAAGATTCCTCAGAGCGGCGCGCCTGTAAATCTTTCAGTTCCCTGGGAACTGCGTTCATAA
- a CDS encoding nicotinate phosphoribosyltransferase — protein sequence MVKNGNLDSLEDISSITVDMDRLYSATHEEIMSGLTTDVYFLKTRDVLRRAGKINTPVVAEFFARGNGVYAGLTEAMQILRHKNVSVYSLNEGDTFTPKEVVMRISGPYSEFGLYETVLLGFLASSSGWATAARQCVEAADGKPVLCFGARHVHPAIAPVMERVAMEAGGCSGASCMLGAKLAGHNPMGTVPHAAVLIVGDTVELARFYDEEIPEGEPRIVLIDTFKDEAEESLRVAQALGNRLYGVRLDTPGERGGVTAELVREVRYRLDIAGFSHVKIIASGGLNPERIRVLSEAGVDSFGVGSYIAHGTPRDMTMDLKVVDGIPIAKRGRLPGIIENPRLKRVK from the coding sequence ATGGTAAAAAACGGGAATCTTGATTCCCTGGAGGATATCTCCTCTATTACGGTTGATATGGACCGTTTGTACAGTGCCACTCACGAGGAAATCATGAGCGGCCTCACTACCGATGTGTATTTTTTGAAAACGAGAGATGTGTTGCGCCGGGCCGGAAAGATTAATACGCCTGTGGTTGCAGAATTCTTTGCTCGAGGTAATGGCGTTTATGCCGGTTTGACCGAGGCAATGCAAATTTTGAGACATAAAAATGTTTCAGTTTATTCTTTAAACGAAGGAGACACTTTTACTCCTAAAGAAGTCGTTATGAGAATAAGCGGGCCTTATTCTGAATTTGGGTTGTATGAAACCGTCTTACTTGGTTTTTTGGCTAGTTCAAGCGGTTGGGCCACAGCTGCTCGGCAGTGCGTAGAGGCAGCTGATGGCAAGCCTGTCCTTTGTTTTGGGGCGAGACATGTCCATCCTGCTATTGCGCCTGTTATGGAGCGTGTTGCAATGGAAGCCGGCGGATGCTCCGGCGCGAGCTGCATGCTTGGCGCGAAACTGGCTGGCCACAATCCTATGGGGACCGTTCCCCACGCTGCCGTCCTTATTGTTGGAGATACAGTTGAACTGGCTAGGTTCTATGATGAAGAAATTCCTGAAGGAGAGCCTAGAATTGTCCTTATTGATACTTTTAAGGATGAAGCGGAAGAGTCTTTGCGAGTAGCGCAAGCACTCGGAAATCGTCTTTATGGAGTTCGTCTTGACACTCCTGGAGAACGTGGGGGAGTTACTGCTGAACTGGTTAGAGAGGTTCGTTATCGTTTAGATATTGCAGGCTTTTCCCATGTAAAGATTATTGCTTCCGGTGGCCTTAACCCCGAACGAATTAGAGTTCTTTCTGAAGCAGGGGTTGATTCTTTTGGCGTAGGAAGTTATATTGCCCATGGAACTCCACGAGATATGACCATGGACTTGAAGGTTGTAGATGGAATTCCTATAGCAAAAAGAGGAAGATTGCCAGGGATTATTGAAAACCCGAGGCTAAAACGTGTAAAATAA